TTTCAGCGGCCTGAAAACCGCGATGGTGCGAGAAGTCGGCGCGCTCAACGGGCCCGCGGCAGACCTCCACGAGAAGCGCGTGGCCGATCTCGCGGCGAGCTTTCAGGAGGCCGTGGCGGATACCCTGGTGCGCAATGTGACAATGGCGGCGCTGCAGACGGGTGCGCGGCAGGTCTTGCTGGCAGGCGGCGTGGCTGCGAACTCTCGTTTGCGCGAAAAGATCGCGGCATGGTCGGGCGAGTCCGGCATCCCTGTGGCCTATCCGCCCCTGCGGCTCTGCACCGACAATGCTGTCATGGTGGCCGCCGCCGGCTTCTTCCAGGCGTCCCGCAACGGCTGGGATGGGCTCGACATCGACGTATACTCCTCCATGCCGCTGGACCAGCCATCGACGGCCTCCTGATGCGTTTCCAGCCCAGAGTGTTCACAAATTTCAGGTCGACTACAGGTTCTCCCAGCGCGAAGCGTGCTAACATGGTGGGGTGTGGGAAATGTGGAAAACCAGGTGGGAAACCCATTCCTGCGGCATCGAAACGGTGGAAAAGCGGGGGAAGCTTAAGGCAAGATTAAGCTATCATGAGGGAGAACGGTGTTACTGAGGCCCCCCAAATGCCCTCGGCACCGGGACCTGATGCCCAATATCTCATAATTTGGACACAATTGGTTCACTGCCCTCAGACACGGACGATAGGCAGACTCTCGATGTCCATCCGGCCCACGCCAAGTTCCTGGGCCATGGCAAGATGGGGCACATCTGCCGGCTTGAACCCCAGCATTTCCGTTCCCAGAGCATCCGCCGCCACCATGTCGTGACTGACGATCACTGCTCCGGTCTCCTCCAGGTCCCCGGGACCTTTGGGGCCATTACTCTTGAGGGCCACGGTGGCATCGATGACCACCAGCGTGGGCCTGAGCACCCCCGCAAGATCGGCGATGTTCCGGTGCAGGTTCTCGCTGCCGCCTGCCCCGGCGCCCTTGCTGTGGTAGCTCTGGCGGTCCCAATTGGCGCCCATCTGGTTCTTCAGGGACAGAGATACGATGGTCGCCCCGTGGTGCTTCAGACAAGGAAGATTGATGTAGACATCGGACTCCAGGATCTCCCGTGCCAGCAGGTCCCGCGAGATATTGGCGCCGCCGACCTCACACTCCACGTACATGGCCGGGTTGTCCAGGCCGATGAGCGCTACCCCGAGCTCGTCGCAGACCCGCTGCGCGCCGCTCATCTCAAAGGTGATGGTGCTCTTGTCACAGGAGTGCTCCACCACCGTGACTTTCCTCGCGCCTGCATCCATGACCAGCTTGATCACAGCCGCCAGGATTGCGGGAGTGGTGTTCGCGCCCACATCGGGCGTCCGACCCCAGGCGAGATTGGGCTTGATCACCACGCGGTCACCGGGGTTGATGATGGCCTCAATGCCGCCGAAAGCATCCACGGCGGCCTTCACCCGTTCGGCGGGTTCGCCCTTCGTGGCGATGGCGGCGTGAACATCCGCCGGCGGGGCCTCGAGGACCCGGTGCTTGCCTGCCCTGGCGGGCCTGTCAGGTGTCGCGGCATGGACGGCGGACTCGGTCGGCGGATCGGTCGCGGGAACGGCAGCGCCTGCCCGGGCGCCCTGACTCCGGCCGCATCCGGCGACAGCCACCGCGCCCATTGCCCCGGCGGCGAGTGTTCCGGAAGTGATGAACATTCGGCGGTCCATATCGATCACGCTCCCGCGCGTAAAGCTGCAGCAAGGCTAATCACGTCGGGCGAACGACGCACAACGTCCGGCATGGTGTGCCGTGAGCACTGCTTCGGCTTCGTCGAAAGCAGTGACACCCGCTCCCGGCTACTCTCCTTCGCGAGGCCTTCTCGGCATCCTCCAGTGACCCGGCGGGGCCTGGGGCTCGCTACCGTCCACCGCACACACGAAATCGTTCAGCCCTACATTGCGAATCACCATGACACGCGGCTGGAACATCTGGCGGTACATGCCCGCCAGTTTCAGCGCGAGCCAGGCCCAGCTTGAGCCGCCGATGTCGATGAACACGAGGTCCGCACGCCCTGTGTGGGACTGCACGTCGCCCAGGTCGAAGGCGTCCGCATGGACCCAGGTGATATTCCCGTGACGGGCGCAGCGCTCTCTTGCGATGTCCAGGCAGGCCGCGCTCTTCTCGACGGCTATCACCCGGCCGGCTCTGCGGGCCAGGCAGTGGGTGGTGTGCCCCTCCGCGGACCCGATCTCGATCACCGTATCACCGGGTTCGGGAAGCTCCCGGGCCAACTGCCGATAGGTCGCGACGCGGGCGCAGGTTCGGATACTCAGGCTGCCGGGTACCGGGCGAATCGCGCTCACAACAGGCCCTCGTCCTTCAGCGCCTGCTCGATGGAGGCGAAGACTGCGTCCTGGTTGTCATCCGCCGAGACGGCGTAGACCGGCGCCTCGCTGAGGGTTACCGGTCCGTCAGAAATGAGCCGGCCGCAGGTGTCGTAATAGCGCAGACCGGGCAGCCGCTGCAACGGTGCGGAATCGTAGCCCGTCCAGCAGACGGTCACTGTTCCGCCGCCAAGACGCTCGGGCGCGGCGAAGGTGTACGCGAAGGCCTCGGCGTCCGGCCAGGTGCGCTTGCCGAGGAACCGCGGTTCGGCCCCCAGCATGGCGAGCATAGCTGCCTGGGTCACGGCGATCTTCCGCGGCGCCCCGGCGTATTCGAAGAAGATGCGGCTGCCGATATCCTGGTTCATCCGCGTGGGCCAGATATGGTAGAAGACCTTGCGCACCCCGTTGCCCAGCATGATCACGCAAGCCCGAGTATTGTAGCAGGCCTGAATCCACTCACTCTCCAGCCGGCGCGGCCAGGCGGCGGAGGAGGTCACGTCGCAGTCATCGTCGGCGTAGTAGGCGAACTCGGTCATCCACATGTCCTTGCGGGTGCCGGCGTCGTCCATCATGCGGTTGAGGCGCTCCAGGTCGCCTTCCATGCTTTCCGGCGGACCGCCGGGATAGGTGTGGATGCTCACCAGGTCGCAGGCCTCAAGCCCGCCCTGTTCGAACATGGGGCCGTAAAGTTCCACGCGATCCGGCGGAGCGCTGTAACCGCCCATCACCTGGCAGTTGGGGTCCGCGCGCTTGCAGGCGGCGTAAGCGGACTTCAGCAGGGGCACATAGTCCTCCGGCTTGTAGCCATGGTCCTTCGGCAGCGAATAATTGGTGAAGATCGACTCGTTGAACACTTCCCAGACACGAATGCGATCCTTATATCGGTCTACGCACGCCTCCATGTACCGCTCCAGGTCGGCGTTGTCGGCGGGCGCGAATGCCTGTCGGATGCGGTTCCCCGGGTAACCCGTCTTGCGAAGCTCCTCGGGCGCGGTGGAAGACCATTCCGCCGAGGGGAAGGGGAACATACACAGGACCTTCATCCCCAGAGCAAGCGGCCGGTTGATCTGGAAGTCGGTCTCGCCGAAGCTGAACTCTCCCTTCCGGGTTTCCACATGCTCCCACTTGAGGGACCAGTCGCGCACCCACTGGATCCCGATCTCCCGCGCGAGTCTGACGAAGCCATTGTATGCATAAGCGTGGTTGATCCCGAAGGCGGTGTCGTCGGCCGGTTCGAAGGCCGGATACAGCGCCCAGCGTGCGGACGTGTCAACGTCCTGCGTTCCCGCTTTGGCCTTTGCATTGATGCGGTAGAAGCCGGGACCGGGCAGGTTCAGGGCCAGGTCCACGGTGTTCGCGCCCTGCTTCAGGGAGACGGCGCGCGTCTCCGTTGCCACGGTCGTGTCGCTGAAGTCCGTTGCCGCCAGGGAGAGCTCCGCTTCTCCCGCTTCCTGCGCGAAGAGATGTACGGTAACAGGCCAGTTCCGGTGACCGTCCGTCACTGCCGTTTCACAGCGATGTGGCAGGAAGATGTCCAGTGCCCGGGGCTCGAAATCGGAGGGTTCCGTCGCCTTCTCGGCTTGCACATTGTCGATGTACACGATGCAGTGGTTGAAGCGCTCCCGGTCGGTCTCCTCGAATGCCGGACCGACCTGCACGAGAGTGGTCTGCCCGGTAGCTTTCGCGGTGACGGTTACCCGCTGCCACTCGGTGCTCAGGCTGATCGTCTTCTCCGCGCGGGCACCGGGGCCCACGAAACCGAGCATCGCGGGGGCGCCCTCGAAGCCCGGGTCCACCCGCATCGAAGCCGACAGACTGTAGGTCTCACCCGGCTCCAGTTTCAGTTGTCCCAGGGCCTGGAGCCACGGACGGGTCAGCGGCCTGCGCACCATCTCGAAGTAGTCGAAGTAGTAGCCGAGTTCGGGATCATCCGGCTCCCAGGCCACTGCCGCGCAGTTGGTCCCGCCGATTCCCTTGCCCTCGGCGACCTGCCAATTGTACGTCCAGGCATTCTGCATGCCCCACCCACCGGGGATCTCGAAGCCGCCGTTGGGCAGGAGATTGCGGCTGCCGCTGGTCGGGATGATGTTTCCTGGGACAGGCGGTTCGGACGGTTCGAGAGAGACATTGGCAAGCCACAGGGTGCCGGGACGCGTGAACCAGATCTGGAAACGGCTGGTCTCGTGCCCGTCCCGCGAGGCCTGGAAGCGCAAGGAGTAATCCTTCCACTGTCGCGTGAGGGTGATGGATGTCCACAGGCCGAGCTGCTGCCAGCCATTGGTATCGTGCAAGCCGATGTTCACCGACCGCAGGTCCTGGCCGCGAGCCCGCAGGCGCACCTCGTACCAGCGCCCGGCCTTGACGCTCACGGTCCCCACCTGGCAGAGCATCGCGTGGCCACCCTCGTAGCGGGTGCACGACATGCGCTGAGCCATAGTGCCGTCGGGAAGTTGCTCGAGGCCGAAAGTCACGTCCAGCTTGTCATTGGAGGCTCCTGCCGAATAGCTCCAGCCGTCGGCGATGCCGTTGCCGTCCGCATCGCCCACGAAGGCCCCGTTCACCAGCCCCGGGGCATCCTGTGAGAAGACAAGGGAGACAGGCAGGGCACACAGGAGGAGCAGCAATGCATTCATGGCGCACCTCACAGCACGGCGAGTAGGAACCCTTCGGGGTTATATTACGCCGCAGAGCAGCGGCTTCCTGCCGGCCCGTGAGGTCAGTCTTCCTCCTTGAGCCACCGCGCGATCTGTTCCGGGGCAACCACTTTCCCCGCGGATTTCACCACACCATCAATCGCCAGGCCGGGGGTAAGAAGCACCCCGAAGCTCTCGATGTCCTCCATCGCGGTGACCTTGATCACTTCGGCGTCCACACCCGCCATTGCCACCGCCTTCTTCGCGTTCTCCGCAAGCGTATTGCATTTGGCGCAGCCGGGGCCCAGCACCTGGATTTTCATCCGTATCACCGTCCTGTACGTTGATCGCGCGAAATACCTTGTTGCGGGTAACGCACCTCGCACGGGCAGGATTCCCGCCGCAGACTGAAGGTCCCTCCTGGGCATCCGGCAAAATATGGTGTAGCGCGCCAGCCCTTGGGATGGTGCGTGCTGCGGCGATTGCCACGCGTGAGGCATGATCCGGAAAGGGTGAATGCTGGCATGATGGCGAGAATGGCGCTGGTGGTGACGGCATTGCTGGTATCCACGATTGTCTCGGCGGCCCCCAGGGTCGCGGTGGTTTACTCCGCTTGGCCCAATGGCGGGTACTCCTTCAAGTCCGAAATGGACGAGCACCTGCAGCATCTGGGCTGGGAGTTCGAGGCCTTCGAGAATACCGCCATAGCCACGCTGATTCCGCGCTTGGGCGAGTT
The sequence above is drawn from the Armatimonadota bacterium genome and encodes:
- a CDS encoding DUF362 domain-containing protein codes for the protein MDRRMFITSGTLAAGAMGAVAVAGCGRSQGARAGAAVPATDPPTESAVHAATPDRPARAGKHRVLEAPPADVHAAIATKGEPAERVKAAVDAFGGIEAIINPGDRVVIKPNLAWGRTPDVGANTTPAILAAVIKLVMDAGARKVTVVEHSCDKSTITFEMSGAQRVCDELGVALIGLDNPAMYVECEVGGANISRDLLAREILESDVYINLPCLKHHGATIVSLSLKNQMGANWDRQSYHSKGAGAGGSENLHRNIADLAGVLRPTLVVIDATVALKSNGPKGPGDLEETGAVIVSHDMVAADALGTEMLGFKPADVPHLAMAQELGVGRMDIESLPIVRV
- a CDS encoding carbohydrate binding domain-containing protein — protein: MNALLLLLCALPVSLVFSQDAPGLVNGAFVGDADGNGIADGWSYSAGASNDKLDVTFGLEQLPDGTMAQRMSCTRYEGGHAMLCQVGTVSVKAGRWYEVRLRARGQDLRSVNIGLHDTNGWQQLGLWTSITLTRQWKDYSLRFQASRDGHETSRFQIWFTRPGTLWLANVSLEPSEPPVPGNIIPTSGSRNLLPNGGFEIPGGWGMQNAWTYNWQVAEGKGIGGTNCAAVAWEPDDPELGYYFDYFEMVRRPLTRPWLQALGQLKLEPGETYSLSASMRVDPGFEGAPAMLGFVGPGARAEKTISLSTEWQRVTVTAKATGQTTLVQVGPAFEETDRERFNHCIVYIDNVQAEKATEPSDFEPRALDIFLPHRCETAVTDGHRNWPVTVHLFAQEAGEAELSLAATDFSDTTVATETRAVSLKQGANTVDLALNLPGPGFYRINAKAKAGTQDVDTSARWALYPAFEPADDTAFGINHAYAYNGFVRLAREIGIQWVRDWSLKWEHVETRKGEFSFGETDFQINRPLALGMKVLCMFPFPSAEWSSTAPEELRKTGYPGNRIRQAFAPADNADLERYMEACVDRYKDRIRVWEVFNESIFTNYSLPKDHGYKPEDYVPLLKSAYAACKRADPNCQVMGGYSAPPDRVELYGPMFEQGGLEACDLVSIHTYPGGPPESMEGDLERLNRMMDDAGTRKDMWMTEFAYYADDDCDVTSSAAWPRRLESEWIQACYNTRACVIMLGNGVRKVFYHIWPTRMNQDIGSRIFFEYAGAPRKIAVTQAAMLAMLGAEPRFLGKRTWPDAEAFAYTFAAPERLGGGTVTVCWTGYDSAPLQRLPGLRYYDTCGRLISDGPVTLSEAPVYAVSADDNQDAVFASIEQALKDEGLL
- a CDS encoding methyltransferase domain-containing protein; this translates as MSAIRPVPGSLSIRTCARVATYRQLARELPEPGDTVIEIGSAEGHTTHCLARRAGRVIAVEKSAACLDIARERCARHGNITWVHADAFDLGDVQSHTGRADLVFIDIGGSSWAWLALKLAGMYRQMFQPRVMVIRNVGLNDFVCAVDGSEPQAPPGHWRMPRRPREGE
- a CDS encoding TM0996/MTH895 family glutaredoxin-like protein; the encoded protein is MKIQVLGPGCAKCNTLAENAKKAVAMAGVDAEVIKVTAMEDIESFGVLLTPGLAIDGVVKSAGKVVAPEQIARWLKEED